Proteins encoded within one genomic window of Bradyrhizobium sp. CB1717:
- a CDS encoding DEAD/DEAH box helicase, whose protein sequence is MALHLLAQWKQSGPSGIVFLAENESRAERLGSVIHALDPSCEVLVFPRLNTLPFDQLEPSHELAGRRASVLRRLARSRKPLFLVSTAEAVMERLPPPASLLRLSVSLKVGGAFSERELESRLESLGYDLDDEPDYPGGALFHGQTFEIFPAGALGPFRIEHSDRAIDRIVAFDPKEHDIIFETKELVVDPMSERLGFAGKGGKRASLFDYCGRAKWIADAGVPAHADGWLDTIEEAAPRAEREREYLGRRDWKQLSRGMKVLPRTASFQAVPEFSKLTSARKALRAFVEETRRAGSRLILVAAQEDDLRVMERMSGVKAQRSEDWDEATRGGSGEAALLADLDAGFIVPGRKPLVVVTASDVLGSRAHHAQPMARAWTAAFDHADVPEQGTVVVHLQRGLAVLDGLQTVNTGGGAMREMIRLKFAGDNAVLVPPTDLALMWPYAAELGKLALDKADGSTWWARRSEAEREIQIAGKVLAKHISQRRRRRADKLVPPGSAYEKFVARFPYFTTTDQAKAIHDVLDDLASGHPMDRVVCGDVGFGKTEVALRAAAAVVLSGKQVAIAVPTTVLARQHVATFQKRFAPFGIEVGNLSRATSGAELRETREGLRSGRIKVVVGTQALTAKDVKFDDLGLVIIDEEQHFGAAEKAKLAGLAKNVHVLMMSATPIPRTLAAGLAGFRDLSVIASPPVHRLPVATRIAPLSDAAIASALLREQRRHGQSFLICPRIQDLDPMLARVQAVAGDLRIVCLHGRLAADEIDDRMMSFVEGRADVLLATNIVESGLDIPRANTIVVCWPEKFGLAQLHQLRGRVGRGGIRAFAHLLTETESGQSEKRLAVLEEFSRPGAGFAISERDLDLRGAGDLFSEQQSGHVQVFGPVLYSHLLKMASEKVDEERAAVWVPDLNLPVGDMLPETYVQSEPVRLELYARAARCSNEDDLEDLEEETSRRFGPLPKIARDFFAAAKLRIECKRRGIIRLDVGPGAVAATFLPGRLRKSRGKSLQRDGDRVVYHSPMRDAPFERVEELFEALDEG, encoded by the coding sequence ATGGCGCTTCATCTGCTTGCGCAATGGAAGCAGTCCGGACCAAGCGGCATCGTGTTTCTCGCCGAGAACGAGAGCAGGGCGGAGCGGCTCGGCAGCGTCATTCACGCGCTCGATCCGTCCTGCGAGGTGCTGGTGTTTCCGCGGCTGAACACCTTGCCGTTCGATCAGCTCGAGCCTTCGCACGAGCTTGCAGGGCGCAGGGCCTCCGTGCTGCGTCGCCTCGCAAGATCCAGGAAGCCGCTGTTTCTCGTCTCGACCGCGGAAGCCGTGATGGAGCGCCTGCCGCCGCCGGCGAGCCTGTTGCGCCTCAGCGTCAGCTTGAAGGTGGGCGGCGCGTTTTCCGAGCGGGAGCTCGAGAGCCGCCTCGAATCCCTCGGATACGATCTCGACGACGAGCCGGACTATCCGGGCGGGGCACTGTTTCATGGACAGACCTTCGAGATATTTCCCGCAGGCGCGCTCGGTCCGTTCCGGATCGAGCATTCCGATCGCGCGATCGACCGGATCGTGGCGTTCGATCCGAAAGAGCACGACATCATCTTCGAGACGAAGGAGCTCGTGGTCGATCCGATGTCGGAGCGGCTTGGCTTTGCCGGCAAGGGCGGCAAGCGCGCGAGCCTGTTCGACTATTGCGGACGCGCCAAATGGATCGCCGATGCAGGGGTCCCTGCGCATGCAGATGGCTGGCTTGATACGATCGAGGAGGCTGCGCCGCGCGCGGAGCGGGAGCGCGAATATCTCGGACGCCGCGACTGGAAGCAGCTCTCCAGGGGCATGAAAGTGCTGCCGCGGACCGCATCGTTCCAGGCCGTGCCCGAATTCTCGAAGCTGACCTCCGCAAGGAAAGCGCTGCGCGCCTTCGTCGAGGAAACGCGGCGGGCCGGTTCGCGATTGATCCTCGTCGCCGCGCAGGAGGACGATCTGCGCGTGATGGAGCGGATGAGCGGCGTCAAGGCACAGCGCAGCGAGGATTGGGACGAGGCGACGCGCGGGGGAAGCGGCGAGGCGGCGCTTCTGGCCGATCTCGATGCGGGCTTCATCGTGCCGGGGCGAAAGCCGCTCGTCGTCGTGACGGCGTCCGACGTGCTCGGCAGCCGGGCGCATCATGCGCAGCCGATGGCGCGCGCCTGGACCGCGGCCTTCGACCATGCCGATGTGCCCGAGCAGGGCACGGTGGTCGTTCACCTCCAGCGCGGCCTTGCCGTGCTCGACGGCTTGCAGACCGTCAACACCGGCGGCGGCGCGATGCGGGAGATGATCCGCCTGAAGTTCGCGGGCGACAATGCGGTTCTGGTGCCGCCGACCGATCTGGCGCTGATGTGGCCTTACGCCGCCGAGCTCGGCAAGCTGGCGCTCGACAAGGCGGACGGCAGCACATGGTGGGCACGGCGCAGCGAGGCCGAGCGCGAGATCCAGATCGCCGGCAAGGTGCTGGCCAAGCACATCAGCCAGCGCCGCCGGCGGCGCGCGGACAAGCTGGTGCCGCCGGGATCGGCCTACGAGAAGTTCGTCGCGCGGTTTCCCTATTTCACGACGACCGACCAGGCCAAGGCGATCCACGACGTGCTGGATGATCTTGCGTCCGGTCACCCGATGGACCGCGTGGTCTGCGGCGATGTCGGATTTGGCAAGACCGAGGTGGCGCTGCGCGCGGCGGCCGCTGTGGTGCTGTCCGGCAAGCAGGTGGCGATCGCGGTGCCGACGACGGTGCTGGCCCGGCAGCATGTCGCAACCTTCCAGAAACGGTTTGCGCCGTTCGGCATCGAGGTCGGGAATTTGTCGCGGGCCACGTCCGGTGCGGAGCTGCGCGAGACCAGAGAGGGGCTGCGCAGTGGCCGGATCAAGGTCGTGGTCGGCACGCAAGCGCTCACCGCCAAGGACGTGAAGTTCGACGATCTCGGCCTCGTCATCATCGACGAGGAGCAGCATTTTGGCGCAGCCGAGAAGGCAAAGCTCGCCGGCCTCGCCAAAAATGTCCATGTGCTGATGATGAGCGCGACGCCGATCCCGCGGACGCTCGCCGCGGGTCTAGCCGGATTCCGCGATCTCAGCGTGATCGCCTCGCCGCCGGTGCACCGGCTTCCGGTCGCGACCAGGATCGCGCCGCTGTCGGATGCCGCCATCGCCTCCGCGCTGCTGCGCGAGCAGCGCCGCCACGGCCAGAGCTTCCTGATCTGTCCGCGTATCCAGGATCTCGATCCAATGCTGGCGCGGGTGCAGGCGGTGGCGGGCGACCTACGCATCGTCTGCCTGCACGGCAGGCTGGCGGCGGACGAGATCGACGACCGCATGATGAGCTTCGTCGAGGGCAGGGCCGACGTCCTGCTCGCGACCAACATCGTCGAGAGCGGCCTCGACATTCCCCGTGCCAACACCATCGTGGTGTGCTGGCCCGAAAAGTTCGGCCTCGCCCAGCTGCACCAGCTGCGCGGACGGGTCGGGCGCGGCGGCATCCGCGCCTTCGCCCATCTCTTGACCGAGACGGAGTCCGGGCAGTCCGAGAAGCGGCTGGCCGTGCTCGAGGAGTTCAGCCGGCCGGGCGCCGGCTTTGCCATCAGCGAGCGCGACCTGGATCTGCGAGGCGCGGGCGATCTGTTCTCGGAGCAGCAGTCCGGCCATGTCCAGGTGTTCGGGCCCGTGCTCTACAGCCACCTCCTGAAAATGGCCTCGGAGAAGGTCGACGAGGAGCGCGCCGCGGTGTGGGTGCCCGACCTCAACCTGCCGGTCGGGGACATGCTCCCCGAGACCTATGTGCAGTCCGAGCCGGTGCGGCTCGAGCTCTATGCGCGCGCCGCAAGATGCAGCAACGAGGACGATCTCGAGGACCTCGAGGAGGAAACCTCCCGCCGCTTCGGACCTTTGCCGAAGATCGCCCGCGACTTCTTCGCCGCGGCGAAACTCAGGATCGAGTGCAAGCGCCGCGGCATCATCCGCCTCGACGTCGGCCCCGGCGCGGTGGCCGCGACGTTCCTGCCGGGGCGGTTGCGGAAGTCGAGAGGAAAGTCCCTCCAGCGCGACGGCGACCGCGTCGTCTATCACAGCCCGATGCGCGATGCGCCGTTCGAGCGGGTGGAGGAGTTGTTCGAGGCGCTGGACGAGGGGTAG
- a CDS encoding KilA-N domain-containing protein gives MLEKSTSTEWSYRTGDAALNESTILVLRGHRVYEDSHGNVCLDDLWRAAKKGAGRSPSKWRNTRMAKALIAEVEKKIINSSLKENKAVTPAIYAKRGRGSTGTFAHPILAAAYAGYLSSKLELEVREIWLRYRSGDASLADEILQRATAEENRWAGARAVSRSQRVAYTDTLKQHHVTGKGYMLCTEAVYLKLLGGRSHQLRQARGLDPMANIRDNLSVAELSFVMAAEALAAERIEQEIRIGNDDCIEASATSASAIRGAIEADRQNRQPLVARSGPAIDPELRHSGGT, from the coding sequence TTGCTGGAGAAATCCACAAGCACTGAGTGGTCGTATCGCACAGGAGATGCGGCCTTGAATGAGTCGACTATTCTGGTCCTGCGGGGCCATCGCGTTTATGAGGACAGTCACGGAAACGTCTGCCTCGATGATCTTTGGCGAGCCGCTAAAAAGGGCGCAGGAAGATCGCCGTCGAAATGGCGCAATACTCGCATGGCGAAAGCGCTCATTGCTGAGGTGGAAAAAAAGATCATAAATTCCTCTTTGAAGGAAAATAAGGCTGTAACGCCAGCTATTTATGCAAAGCGGGGAAGGGGAAGCACGGGCACCTTCGCACATCCCATATTGGCCGCTGCATACGCAGGCTATCTCAGCTCCAAGCTGGAGCTCGAGGTCCGCGAAATTTGGCTGCGATATCGGTCAGGCGATGCCTCGCTTGCAGATGAAATATTGCAGCGCGCCACGGCTGAAGAAAACAGGTGGGCCGGCGCGCGAGCAGTTTCTCGCTCACAACGAGTCGCCTACACGGATACGCTTAAGCAGCATCACGTCACCGGCAAGGGCTACATGCTCTGCACGGAGGCGGTTTATCTGAAGCTGCTCGGCGGACGATCGCATCAGCTCCGCCAGGCGCGCGGGCTCGATCCGATGGCAAATATCCGCGACAATCTCAGCGTTGCAGAGTTGTCGTTCGTCATGGCGGCCGAGGCGCTCGCAGCTGAGCGCATTGAGCAGGAGATCCGGATTGGTAACGACGACTGCATTGAGGCAAGCGCCACAAGCGCTTCCGCGATCCGCGGCGCGATCGAAGCCGACCGGCAGAATAGACAGCCCCTCGTCGCTCGCAGCGGGCCGGCAATCGACCCTGAGCTTCGGCACTCTGGCGGCACTTGA
- a CDS encoding glycosyltransferase, translated as MRVVAAVLLLVSVLHAGLWGVLRDKEPAPDFRGLLPSVSYAPFEGSAHPDIDNIPSVEKIRADLKTLSTMTRAIRLYSSTGGVELVPPVAAEFGLKVTVGAWIDKDKDRNEREIKAAIELARKNSNVVGVVVGNEVIYRGEQKVEDLIDMIKKVKGSVRVPVTTGEIWNIWRDNPDLASNVDFIAAHVLPYWENFRSDQAVDQAVDRYNLLRNLFPGKRIVIAEFGWPSQGYNLRNADPGPFQQALTLRNFVSRAEAIGMEYNIVEAIDQPWKFFEGGVGPYWGILNASREPKFAWTGPVENPDYWKLMGIALLVGVLLSLPILRLEKPTAKQAFLLSATANGVGAWTATVFAFWNSHYFIFGSAFALTLGMILLVPLVLIAMARIDEIAAVAFGRPPQRLLAKGKPVENVPENYYPKVSIHIPAYFEPVDMLKQTLDALSRLNYPNYECVVIINNTPDPAFWQPIQDHCRALGERFKFINAEKVQGFKAGALRIAMDRTAVDAEIIGILDADYVVEPDWLKDLVPAFADPRVGLVQAPQEHRDGDLSIMHYIMNGEYAGFFDIGMVQRNELNAVIVHGTMCLIRRAAMDMAGGWSSDTICEDSDLGLAIQELGWVTHYTNHRYGQGLLPDTYEAFKKQRHRWAYGGLQIVKKHWRRFLPGASRLTADQKREYGLGWLNWLGAESLGVVVALLNLVWVPIVAFADIAIPDKILTLPIIGAFIVSLAHFLSMYRARVAIKPGQMLGAMIAAMSVQWTVSRAVAQGLITEHIAFARTSKGGLSRMSIEFQAFWEAVIGILLLVGAGVLVASNSFRQITEIYIFAGVLVLQSLPFLAAVAIAILELSRINSFQFWRDSAIRTAELIGLRPVALPTPAGTPQPVPNEVRREAN; from the coding sequence ATGCGCGTTGTCGCCGCCGTTCTGTTGCTCGTGTCCGTGCTTCACGCTGGGCTGTGGGGAGTCTTGCGCGACAAGGAACCCGCTCCCGATTTCAGGGGCCTGTTGCCCAGCGTCTCCTACGCGCCGTTCGAAGGCTCGGCCCACCCCGACATCGACAACATCCCGAGCGTGGAGAAAATCCGCGCCGACCTGAAGACGCTGTCGACGATGACGCGCGCGATCCGCCTCTATTCGTCCACGGGCGGCGTGGAGCTGGTGCCGCCGGTCGCGGCCGAGTTCGGCCTCAAGGTCACCGTCGGCGCCTGGATCGACAAGGACAAGGATCGCAACGAGCGCGAGATCAAGGCCGCCATCGAGCTCGCCCGCAAGAACAGCAACGTCGTCGGCGTCGTGGTCGGCAACGAGGTGATCTACCGCGGCGAGCAGAAGGTCGAAGACCTCATCGACATGATCAAGAAGGTGAAGGGCTCGGTGCGCGTGCCCGTCACGACCGGCGAGATCTGGAACATCTGGCGGGACAATCCCGACCTTGCCTCCAACGTCGATTTCATTGCCGCCCACGTGCTGCCTTATTGGGAAAACTTCCGCTCGGACCAGGCGGTCGACCAGGCCGTCGACCGCTACAACCTGCTGCGCAATTTGTTCCCCGGCAAGCGCATCGTGATCGCCGAGTTCGGCTGGCCGAGCCAGGGCTACAATTTGCGCAACGCCGACCCCGGTCCGTTCCAGCAGGCGCTGACCCTGCGCAACTTCGTCAGCCGCGCCGAAGCCATCGGCATGGAATACAACATCGTCGAGGCCATCGATCAGCCCTGGAAATTCTTCGAAGGCGGCGTCGGTCCGTACTGGGGCATCCTCAACGCCAGCCGCGAGCCGAAATTCGCCTGGACCGGCCCGGTGGAGAACCCCGACTATTGGAAGCTGATGGGAATCGCGCTCCTGGTCGGAGTTCTCCTGTCGCTTCCGATCCTGCGGCTTGAAAAGCCGACCGCGAAGCAGGCCTTCCTGCTCTCGGCGACCGCCAACGGCGTCGGCGCCTGGACCGCGACCGTGTTCGCGTTCTGGAACAGCCACTATTTCATCTTCGGCTCGGCCTTCGCGCTGACGCTCGGCATGATCCTGCTTGTTCCGCTGGTGCTGATCGCGATGGCGCGCATCGACGAGATCGCGGCGGTCGCCTTCGGCCGCCCGCCGCAGCGGCTGCTCGCCAAGGGCAAGCCGGTCGAGAACGTGCCGGAGAATTACTATCCGAAGGTGTCGATCCACATCCCCGCCTATTTCGAGCCGGTCGACATGCTCAAGCAGACGCTCGATGCGCTGTCGCGGCTGAACTATCCGAACTACGAATGCGTCGTCATCATCAACAACACGCCCGATCCCGCGTTCTGGCAGCCGATCCAGGATCATTGCCGCGCGCTCGGTGAACGCTTCAAGTTCATCAACGCCGAGAAGGTGCAGGGCTTCAAGGCCGGCGCACTGCGCATCGCGATGGACCGCACCGCCGTCGATGCCGAGATCATCGGCATCCTCGATGCCGACTATGTGGTCGAGCCCGACTGGCTCAAGGACCTCGTGCCGGCGTTCGCCGACCCGCGCGTCGGCCTCGTGCAGGCGCCGCAGGAGCATCGCGACGGCGACCTGTCGATCATGCACTACATCATGAACGGCGAATATGCCGGCTTCTTCGACATCGGCATGGTCCAGCGCAACGAGCTCAATGCCGTCATCGTGCACGGCACGATGTGCCTGATCCGCCGCGCCGCGATGGATATGGCCGGCGGCTGGTCAAGCGACACGATCTGCGAGGATTCCGATCTCGGCCTTGCGATCCAGGAGCTCGGCTGGGTCACGCACTACACCAATCACCGCTACGGCCAGGGCCTGCTGCCCGACACCTACGAGGCGTTCAAGAAGCAGCGCCATCGCTGGGCCTATGGCGGCCTGCAGATCGTGAAGAAGCACTGGCGCCGCTTCTTGCCGGGCGCGAGCCGGCTGACGGCGGACCAGAAGCGCGAATACGGCCTCGGCTGGCTGAACTGGCTGGGCGCCGAAAGCCTCGGCGTGGTCGTGGCCCTGCTCAACCTTGTCTGGGTGCCGATCGTCGCCTTTGCCGACATCGCCATTCCCGACAAGATCCTGACGCTGCCGATCATCGGCGCCTTCATCGTCTCGCTGGCGCACTTCCTGTCGATGTACCGCGCGCGCGTCGCGATCAAACCCGGCCAGATGCTTGGCGCCATGATCGCCGCTATGAGCGTGCAATGGACGGTGTCGCGCGCGGTCGCGCAGGGCCTGATCACCGAGCACATCGCCTTCGCCCGCACCTCCAAGGGCGGCCTCAGCAGGATGTCGATCGAGTTCCAGGCGTTCTGGGAGGCCGTGATCGGCATCCTGCTCCTGGTCGGCGCCGGCGTGCTGGTGGCCTCGAACAGCTTCCGGCAGATCACCGAGATCTACATCTTCGCCGGCGTCCTGGTGCTGCAAAGCCTGCCGTTCCTCGCGGCGGTCGCGATTGCCATCCTCGAGCTCAGCCGCATCAACTCGTTCCAGTTCTGGCGCGACAGCGCGATCCGCACCGCGGAGCTGATCGGCCTGCGCCCGGTCGCCCTGCCGACCCCGGCCGGAACGCCGCAGCCGGTACCGAACGAGGTGCGGCGGGAGGCGAACTGA
- a CDS encoding beta-1-3, beta-1-6-glucan biosynthesis protein: MRQRVRQSRNAVLRQFAATLAVSALLGLAGLNGASAQSGTPAPDQGKAAAQPADAAKDAAQNQRRTDEFAEAAQVINGPAGNPECVWLGRRVVRLMWRDDLDTAFRHLDLYDRFGCPGGHIQAAFRCLTRFGGQIDPKVAETLDSRVHACWINPASQPQQAAASASQPAAPTAGNAPAPQPAASPSPAASPTPAPQK, translated from the coding sequence ATGCGGCAACGGGTGCGTCAGTCACGAAATGCGGTCCTGCGGCAGTTCGCCGCCACCTTGGCCGTATCCGCCCTTCTTGGTCTGGCGGGCCTTAATGGCGCCTCCGCCCAGAGCGGCACGCCGGCGCCCGACCAGGGCAAGGCCGCCGCCCAGCCCGCCGACGCCGCCAAGGACGCCGCCCAGAACCAGCGCCGCACCGACGAATTCGCCGAAGCCGCCCAGGTCATCAACGGCCCGGCCGGCAACCCCGAATGCGTCTGGCTCGGCCGGCGCGTGGTGCGGCTGATGTGGCGGGATGACCTCGATACCGCGTTCCGCCATCTCGACCTCTACGACCGCTTCGGTTGCCCCGGCGGCCATATCCAGGCGGCGTTCCGCTGCCTGACCCGCTTCGGCGGCCAGATCGATCCCAAGGTCGCCGAGACCCTGGACAGCCGCGTGCACGCTTGCTGGATCAACCCGGCCTCCCAGCCGCAGCAGGCGGCAGCTAGCGCGTCCCAGCCGGCAGCGCCGACCGCCGGCAATGCGCCTGCCCCGCAGCCGGCCGCGAGCCCCTCGCCTGCGGCAAGCCCGACACCGGCGCCCCAGAAATAG